GGGGGAGCTTTGAAATCTACGGTGGCTCACGCGGATTCTATGACTACGGTCCACTCGGGGCGACGATAAAGAGGAAAATCGAGCAGAAAATAAGGGAGGCCTTCCAGAGGGAGGGCTTCTTCGAGGTTGAAACGCCCGACATAACGCCGGAGAAGGTGTTTATAGCGAGCGGTCACGTTGAGAAGTTCGTTGATCCTTTGGTCGAGTGTAAGAAGTGCGGTGCGAGGTTTAGGGCAGATCACCTCGTTGAAGAGGCCTTAGGAATAGACGCCGAGGGGCTCTCCGCTGAAGAGCTCACGAGGCTCATAAGGGAGAACGGCATAAAGTGTCCCGAGTGCGGTGGGGAGCTTTCGGGCGTCTGGTACTTCAACCTCATGTTCGAGACGAGAATCGGCCCCTACGGCGACCAGAAGGGTTATTTAAGGCCAGAAACTGCCCAGGGCATGTTCGTCAACTTCAAAAGATTAGCTCACTTCGCGAGGAACAAACTGCCTTTCGGCGTCTTCCAGATTGGAAAGGCCTACCGCAACGAGATTTCTCCGAGGCAGGGGATGCTCCGCTTGAGGGAGTTCACGCAGGCGGAGGCGGAGATATTCTTCAATCCGAAAGAAACAGGTCATCCGCACTTCAAGGAGGTTAAAGACGAAAAGCTTAGGCTCTACCCGATAGAGAACCAGCTCAAGAACCTCGGAGAGATAGAGCTAACTGCTGGAGAAGCCGTAGAGAAGGGCTACCTGATGAACGAGCTCTTCGCCTACTATCTCGTCATGGTCAAGAGAACCCTCCTCGACATAGGCATTCCAGAGGACAAGATACGCTTCAGGCAACAGCTGCCGGAGGAGAGGGCCCACTACTCGCGCGACACCTGGGATGCCGAAATTCACAGCGAGCGCTTCGGCTGGGTTGAGTGCGTTGGAATAGCCAACAGGGGTGACTATGACCTGAGCAGGCATATGCGCGAGAGCGGGGCTGACTTAACAGTCCTCATCCACTACGACGAGCCAAAAATCGTGAAAAGACTGGAAGTTTCCCTCAACATGAAGCGCGTCGGTCCGAAGCTCAGGAAAGACGCAAAGAGAATAAACGAAATGATAAAGGGCTGGAACGAGGAGAAGAAGCGCGAGTTAGCGGAGCTCCTTGAGAAGGAAGGAAAAGTCACCATCGAGGGCTACGAGCTTGAGAGGGACGACTTCGTAATCAGGGAGGTTGAGGAGAAGGTAACGGGAGAGAAGATAGTGCCCCATGTTTTAGAGCCGAGTTTCGGTATAGACAGGCCCTTCTACCTGCTCCTTGAAAACTCTCTGGTTATCGAGGAGGACAGGACTTACCTCAGGCTCAAGAAGGACATGGCGCCGATTGAAGTTGCGGTCTTACCGCTCGTCGCCAAGGAACCGCTCAAGAGCATAGCCTATGACGTCTTCAGAACCCTTCAGAAAGCTGGCTTCATAGTGGTTTACGACGAGAAGGACACGATAGGGAGGCGTTACCTGAGATACGACGAGATTGGAACGCCGTACTGTGTCACAATCGACAACCAGACGCCAGAAGATAATACCGTCACAATCCGCGACCGCGATACGAGGGAACAGGTGAGGGTTAAAATAGAGGAACTTCCCCAAAAGCTGAGGGAGCTGATTTTCGGTTGATTTTATCCCTTTTAGACGAAGAGCACCGTCCTCACGAAGACGTCCCGGTGGTTCCCGAAGGCTTCGAGCATTTTTCCGGCGTAGTCTCTCTCCGCGACGTCGAGGAGGGCGTTAAGGTTCTCGTTTATTGGGTCGCTCATGGGCATGTATAGGGGAGCCGGTTCATAGTAGTCCATTCCCTTGAGGAGGGACGTCGCGAAGTACCAGAGGGTCTTCTTTATCTTCCTGCCCCTGAGCGGGGAAAAACTGGCAGGCCCGGCACCGAAGGCCGCGTGGAGGGCCACTATCTTCTCGACCTCAACGCCTCTCCTCAGGAGCCTCTCCCTCCTCCCGTCGGCCAAATCAACTATCCTGTAACCGCTCCTCGTCGTCTCGTCATACTCTATGCTGACACCGTAGATGTCCTCTATCCTCGGGTCATAGACGAGAACCTCAGTTCCACCAACCACGTAGAGCTTTCCATCCCTGACCTCGACAACGGTGTTCTCCGTGCTGAGGACCGTAAGGCCCTCCGAGTGGGCTATGGCAGAGACCGTGCTCTTTCCCGTGTGGGGATAGCCGACGAAGAGAACCGCCCTTCCCTCGGGGTTCAGCACGCTCACCGAGTCGGTGACGAAAACCCTCCCCTTTCTCGCCCCGGCCCTAGCCACCGCCTGAAGAAGGAAGAAGACCGGTGCCTCGTTGGTGTAAGCTGAGGGAACGTCTGATTCGAGCTTGTGCCTGTCAATGCCCCCGACATCGTATATTGACCCAAAGACCCTGAAGGGAGCCCCCTTAAAGCGCTCCACGATGAGGTCCGGCTTTCCCTCGGCGGGCCGGACGTCGGGAAGGTAGCGCCTCGCGAAGAGCCCTCTAAAGCCATCCACAAAGCCGTCGTCGAGCTCACCCTCGAACCGGACGAGGACACCGCCCACGCTGAGCATGGCCATCGGAGGCCCTTCTCCGGTGACGTTATAAATCCTTCGCAGGATTTTTATAACCCCTGGCAAAATCAACCAAGGTGTCGTCATGGTAACGCTCATCATCGCCGAGAAGCCCAACGTAGCCAGAAAGATAGCCTACGCCTTAGCTGAAGGCAAACCCGTGAGGAAGACGATAGGAAAGGTTTCCTATTACGAGTTCACGCGCGATGGAAAGAAGGTCATCGCTGCCCCTGCAGTTGGCCATCTCTTCTCTCTGGCACCAAAAACTAAAACCTATGGCTATCCCGTCTTCGACATCGAATGGGTACCCGTTTACGTTGCCGAAAAGGGCAAGGGCTACGCGAAGGACTACATCAAGGCGCTGGCAACGCTCGCAAAGCGGGCTGATGAATTCGTCGTTGCCTGTGACTACGACACCGAGGGAGAGGTAATAGGCTACACCGCCCTCAAATACGCCTGCGGCGTTGACCCCTCAAAGGCGAAGCGCATGAAGTTCTCGGCTTTAACGAAGAAAGACCTCCTGAAGGCATGGTACAACATGGAACCGACGATAAACTTTGGCATGGCCGATGCTGGAATAGCGCGCCACGTTTTGGACTGGTACTGGGGTGTAAACCTTTCTCGTGCTCTCACCTCTGCGATAAAGCGCGCGAGCGGAAAATGGATGGTTCTCTCGACGGGAAGGGTTCAGGGGCCGACTTTGAAGTTCCTAGTCGACAGGGAAAGGGAAATTCAGAACTTCAAGCCGACCCCGTACTGGGTCATCAGGATGCTCCTTGAGAAGAACGGGGAAACCTACACGGCAACCTACGAGAAGGAAAGAATCTTTGACGAAAACGAGGCCAAGAGAATAGTCGAGGAAGCTAAGAAGGGGCCGGCGTTCGTCGAGAGAGTTGATGTCAAACAGCAGAAGAGGAACCCCCCAGTCCCCTTCGACCTCGGAACCCTGCAGAGGGAGGCTTATTCTGCCTTCGGATACAGCCCGAAGAAGACTTTAGAGATTGCACAGAAGTTGTACGAGAAGGGATACTGTCTCCATCCGGATTCACTTATACCAACTCCCGAGGGAGTTAGAAAAATCGGGGAGTTGCCTAAGGAGGGTGAGGTTTTTGCCCTTGACTTTGACCTTAAACTGTCGAGGGCCCGATACAGGCTCCTTGAGAGGGATGCGGACGAGCCAATGTACAGGGTTGTCCTAGGCGATAGGACGGAGCTCTACCTCACCGGTGACCACCCGGTTCTGGTCTACAGGGAAGACAGGCTGATATTCGTACCCGCGGAGGAGTTAAGGGACGACGACCAGGTGGTGCTCTTCCTGAATCGCCGTGAGTTCCAGGGTTCTGATGAAACTCCCCGACTGTTCGAGTTCATTCTCGGAAACGCCACGTCAATGAAGGACTACATTCTCTACGAGCCCTCCTTTGGCAGTATCTTGAGGGAAAGAATCAAGAGGGCCGGGCTGAAGGTAGAAATCCTGCGGAGGTTCGGAATCAAAGAACCAACCTACTACAAATACCTCCGGGGCAAGATGCCGGTTCCGATTTTCAGGTTCCTCATTGAGAGGGGAGTAATCTCCAAAGAAGAGGTAAAGGAAGTTTTCAGGGGATTCTCATACAGTACCTCTCTCTCCCCGGTGGGATTCGAGTTCGGTGAGGAGTTCTGGTACCTCTACGGGTTCGTCCTTGGGGATGGCCACTTGGAACGGAAGGGCACCATAACGATTTCCGCGAAGGAAAGGAATGAAGAAACCATTAAGGCAATCAAAGGGGTCGCCGACGCACTCGGTATTCCTTTCTCATACGACGAGAAGTACGGGATGATAATCCTTCGCAGTAAGTCATTAACGAGGCTCTTTGAGCTCCTCGGATGTCCTTATGGTAACAAAACCGAGGTCTTCAGAATTCACGGCATAGTGCTGTCAAAGCCTGAGTGGATGGCTTCTTTCCTCGCCGGTTACTACGACGCCGATGCTCACATCGGTATGAAACCAACGGGAAGCAAAAGATCCCTCTCCCCCCAGATTGTGCTGACGTCAAAGAACAGGCAGGCTATATACACCGTCAAACTCATGTGGCAACTGCTCGGCGTTGGTACTTACCTCTGGGAAAAGAAGGACAGGCAGGGCAATTTCATTGCCTACGAGCTCAAGGTCTACTCCCGCGATGCCCTTCGGTTCTACAACGTCATGCGGGACTACATCATGGTAAAGAGACAAGACCTCGAAAGGGTTAGAAAGGTCGCCATCCGGAAGAAAAAATCGTATTCCCATCACTACAGTGTTCTCAGAGTCCAGAACTGGAAGGGGAAATTAAGGACCAGCAACGTGCTTTGGAAGGAGTTTGACATGTCTAACCAAACGGCCCATAGGAGGGGAATAAGCCTCGACAAGTTAGAGAGAATTAAGGACTACCTAATCGACGAGGACCTCCTCAGGATTGCCACTGGAGACGTCTACGTTCTCCCGATAAAAGAAATCAAAAAGTTCCACTACCACGGTAAAGTTTACGACTTGGTCGTTGATGAGTACCATAACTTCATAGCAAACGGTGTCGTTGTCCACAACTGCTCCTACCCCCGCACCTCATCCCAGAAGCTCCCAAAGAACCTCAACTTCCGCTCGATAATCCAGAACCTCGCGAAACTCCCCCAGTACAAGCCCTTCGCCCATGAGCTTTTGGGCAAAGAAAAGCTCAGGCCCGTTGAGGGAAAAAAGGAAGACCCTGCACATCCGGCAATCTACCCAACGGGAGAGTTGCCTAAGCCCGGGGAGCTGACGAAGGACGAGCAAAACCTCTACGATTTGATAGTCAGGCGCTTCCTCGCCTTGTTCATGGAGCCCGCGGTGAGGGAGACGGTGAAGGTCGTGATAAACTCCAACAACCACCGCTTCATCCTCAGCGGAGCCAGAACCCTAAAGGAGGGCTGGCTTAAAGTTTACGGCAAGTACGTCAAGTTCGACGAGGTAATCCTTCCGCCCTTCAGGGAGGGCGAGCCGGTGAAGGTCATCCAGATAAAGCGCGAGAAGAAGAAGACGAAGCCGCCAGCACGCTACTCACCGGCTTCCGTCATCAAGAAGATGGAGGATTTGGGGATAGGAACGAAAGCAACGCGCGCTCAAATCCTTGAGACGCTCTACCAGAGGGGCTACATCGAGGGCAAGAAGAAGATAAAGGTCACCCCACTGGGAATGCGCGTTGTGGAGGCCCTCGAAAAAAACGTGCCCGACATAGTGAGCGTCGAACTGACGAGGGCCTTCGAGGAGAAGATGGAAGAGATAATGGCCGGGAAAGCGAGAAAGGAAGACGTCATCGAGGAGAGCAGGGAACAGCTGGTAAAAATCCTCAAGGTCTTCAAGGAGAAAGAACTTGACATTGGCAGGATGCTCCTCGAAACGACGGGAACTGGGGTCACAACCTCAAAGGAGTCCGTGAAGGTTGAAAAGTCCGGGGGTTCTTCAAAAGCCACCGAAAGCAAAAAGGCCACGGCGAAGGAAAGGCTCGTCCTCGGGAAGTGCCCGAAGTGCGGTGGCGATTTAGTGCTCAAATACAACAGAAAAACAGGAAAGAGGTTCGTCGGTTGCTCCAACTGGCCGAAGTGCGATGTAACATATCCGATTCTCCAGCGCGGTGAGGTCATCCCAACCGGAAAGACCTGCTGTAACGGTGCACCGGTGGTAAAAATCCGCGAGAAGGGCAGGGAGTACGAGATATGCCTGGATATGAAGTGCAAGGAGTGGAAAACATGAAATCAATGAACCGCCAGAAGGGAGAGGCCAAAAATCGCACCCAAAATAAGTGCTGTGATAACCACCACAACGATGGTCATTATCCACGCCAGGAAAGCCCTTAGCCAACTCGTGTTGAAAACTGCCTTTATGACCCAGATGAAGCCTATTATCCCAAGGAGCCACCCTATAACAGGTACAACTGATAGTATGGCCCCCAGTATTCCGCCTCCAAGGACTGCTATCATGGACTTGCCGATGGTTGCGTTTTCAATGCCCACCAGCTTGGCCCCGAAGTACAGAAAGAGCCCTGCGATAAACAATGCTATCAGGAACACGAGTACCCCGAGGGCTCCTATGGCACCTACACCTAAGATCCCCAATCCCATCCCAGCGGGCATTCCCACACCCCCAAAGTTAGATAATACTTCTCTGCTCCAATACTTAATTAAACTTTCTAGGGAACCAGAAGAAAAGAGGGGGATATAATAAACCTCAGAGGAGCTGTCTGAGAAGGCTCAGCCTCCTCCTGCTCATGAGAACCTTCGGGTTCTTCAGGAGGGTCTTTATCACCTCGACGTAGTCTCCGCTGGCTATCTTCTCCGCATCGGCACCGCTGAGGATCTGGATGAACAGGTCGAGGTCTTCATCCGTTAGCTTTTCCGTAACGCGCCTGACCTTAAGGACTCTTTCAAGCCTCTTCCCGTCGGTCTCCCACCACTCCTTCGTGTAGTTCTGGAGGAGCGAGATGTTCTCCTCTTCCAGTGCCTTCACAATCCACTTGCTCGCTATGGTTCCAGCCTCCATAGCTTCCGCCATTCCACCGCCGTGCATCGGGTTGACCTGTCTGGCCGCATCGCCAACGACAACAACGTTGTCCTTTGCCAGCTCCTTCACAAAGCCACCAACGGGAACCACTCCAACGTTGACCTCAAGGATTTTCCTCATTGGAATCTTGTTCTCCTTCAGCCACTTGTCGAGGTAGTACTTAGCGGTCTCCGGATGGTCTGAGGCGATACCTATTCCCACATTGGCCCTGTCCTCGTCCTTCGGGAAGACCCAGACGTAGCCCCTTGGCGCTACCTCGTTGCCGAACCAGAGGTGGATTAGGTCCGGATCAAAGCCCTCTATGAGCATCTCGTACTCGTAGCTTGAATCGAACTCGTGTGGCGGAGCGTAGGTGTTTATGCCCGCTTTTCTAGCTATCGTGCTCTCGACACCGTCGGCGGCAACGATTATGTCAGCGTAAACCTCGACTGGCTCGTCCTCGTGCTTGGCCTTTATTCCAACAATCTTGCCGTCCTTTTTTATGACGTCGAGGGCCTCGGTTCTGGCCAGAACGTCGGCACCAGCTTTAGCTGCGTAGTAAGCGAGCATCTTGTCGAAGACCTTTCTCTCAAGGATTACACCGCTGACCTCCTTATAGCGGAGCTCAAGCTCGTAGCCGCTAGGGGAGTAGAGCTTTGCACCGTAGATTTCGCGGTTGATGAAGCGCTTATCGTAGGGAATGTCGTACTTGTCGAAGACCTTTACGCTTATCCCCTCGGCGCACTGCTTAGGCGTTCCTATCGCCCACTTCTTGTCTATGAGAAGGACTGAAAAACCGGCTTTGGCAACGTTTCTCGCTATTATCGGACCAGCAATTCCAGAACCGACGACGACAACATCGTATTTCCAGCTCATTCGCTCACCTCCAGGGGCTCAGCACTCAGCGCTCCAACGGGGCAGGCGTTTATGCATATCCTACAGCTTATGCACTTGTCCTGCAGAAACTCCCAGCCGGTCGAGTGCACCTCTATAGCGAGCGTCGGGCAGACTCCGGCACAGCCACCGCAGAGATAACAGCGGTCTTCGTTTACAACGACCCTAATCTTCTCCGGCATCGGTTTCACCGCCAATCCTTTGTTTTAACCTTTCCCTGTCGATTTCAATCTTGTCGTCTTTTATCCTTAACGGTACGAACCTGTCCAGTTCGCGGGCCTTCAGAAGAACCTCCCGCTCCTTGATGTTCAGCCTGTCGGAGAGCTCGTCAACCGTCGCCGAGCCGTTGAGGAGGAGATAGTGGAGTATCGCCAGCTCGGTCATGTCACCAACTTCCTTGAGGTACTTCTCCTTGATCTTCGCCATCAGGGAGTCTCTGGTGGATTCTACCTCGGCCATTCTCTCAAGAAGGGCCTTCAGCTCGTCCGAGAGCTCAAGGAAGTCCTCGATAAGACCGGGGAGCGGGCCCTCCTCAACCTGTTTCGGGGAGAGGTCGAGGGATTTGTACCAGAATATGTTCGGTGTGAGTGTGACGAGGTAGGTCTTTGAGATGGCTATGTCGTAGTATTTTCTCGCGGGCCCTATAAAGGGGCCCTCTCTCTCATATGACCTCAGAATGCCCTCGCGCTCCATTATTTTAAGGTGCTTTGCAACGGCCGTGGAAGAAACGCTCACCTTGCTACTCAGAAAGCTGAAGTAGCACTCGGTGCAGGTGAGGTGACTCAGTAAGTCCCTCCTCACCCTGTTCCCGAGGATATAAAATATGTCCGGTTCACCCATGCCCAACACCACCCAAACCTGTAACGCAAAGCTTATATAGTGGACATTCAACCTTAAGTTGCAAACCTGGGTATTTAAACCCAGAAGGAGTGCGCTCTGATGGTTATAAACCTTATGAGGTGATTGGTGATGGGACTGATAAGCGATGCCGACAAGAAGGTAATTAGGGAGGAGTTCTTCTCGAAAATGACCAGTCCGGTCAAGCTCATTGTCTTCACGGGCAGGGAGCACTGCCAGTACTGCGACCAGCTCAAGCAGCTCGTTCAGGAGCTGAGCGAGCTTACCGACAAGCTTACCTACGAGGTTGTCGACTTCGACAGCGAAGAGGGTAAGGAGATAGCAGAAAAATACAGGATTGACCGTGCTCCGGCCACTACCATAACCCAGGACGGAAAGGATATGGGCGTCCGTTACTTCGGTCTTCCGGCGGGACACGAGTTCGGTGCCTTTCTTGAGGATATAGTCGACGTCAGCAACGGCACCACCGACCTGATGCCCGACAGCAAGGAGGCCCTTCGCGAAATTGACAGGGACGTTAGAATACTTGTCTTCGTTACTCCAACCTGCCCCTACTGCCCGCTGGCAGTGAGAATGGCCCACAAGTTCGCCATCGAGAACACCCTTGCCGGAAAGGGCAAGATTCTCGGGGATATGGTTGAGGCAATCGAGTACCCAGAGTGGGCCGACCAGTACAGCGTCATGGCCGTTCCGAAGATAGTCATCCAGGTCGATGGCGAAGACAAGGTTCAGTTCGAGGGTGCCTATCCAGAGAAGATGTTCCTTGAGAAGCTTTTGGCGGCTATTGAGTGATTTCTCCTCATCTTTTCTCAGTGAACATAAAAATACATCAACGAACCGAAACGGGCTGAAAAACGGTTCTTAAAGTTTACGCAACCGATATAAACCCTCTCAAAGGAGATACTACTCGAAAAGCTTATATATGAGAACCCGCAGGTGGGTGTAGTGAAATCGTTCTATAAAAATGTTAAGGGGGCAGTTCTCGGTGGCCACGAAAAAGGAGTTTGACATATTCACCCATGAGTTAGTTCCCGAACATAGGGTGCTCAGCGAGGAGGAGAAGGAGGAGCTTCTCAGGAGATACCGCATAAAAATCTCCCAGCTCCCCCAGATAAAGGCTTCTGACCCGGCTGTTGTGGCGCTCGGCGCGAAGCCCGGGGATGTTATTGAGATAAAGCGGAAGAGCCCGACGGCGGGATACTACTACTATTACCGCCTCGTGGTGGAGGACTGATTCTGAGGTGATGCTTATGGCGAGAGGACCGACCGTTTCCGAGCCCCTCTTAACCCCTGATGAGCTCTGGCTTGTTATGGAATCCTACTGGAAGGAAAAGGGCCTTGTGAGACAGCACCTTGACTCTTACAACGCCTTCATAGACCACGGACTCCAGGAGGTCATCAACGAGTTCGGGGAAGTAGTCCCTGACATACCCAACTTCAAGGTCAAGTTCGGGAGGATAAGGATTGGAGAGCCCGAGTTTCAGGAGGCACAGGGCCAGAGAAGGCCCCTCTATCCAATGGATGCCCGCATAAGGAACCTGACATACTCGGCCCCGCTCTACCTTGAGATGATACCCATCGTCAACGGAATCGAGCAGGAAAGCGTTGAAGTTCGCATTGGTGAGCTCCCGATAATGCTGAAATCAAAGGCCTGCAGGCTCTACGGCCTGAGCGATGAAGAACTCATAAAACTTGGTGAAGACCCGAGAGACCCTGGAGGATACTTCATAATAAACGGCTCCGAGAGGGTTATAGTTTCTATCGAAGACCTCGCCCCCAATAAGACCCTCGTTGAAAAGGACGAGAGGCAGAACAAGATAGTTGCCAAGGTCTTCTCATACAGGCACGGCTACCGCGCCCTGATAACCGTCGAGAGGAAGAAGGACGGGATACTCTACGTTTCCATCCCCAACGTCCCCAAGCCAGTTAAATTCGTCTACGTAATGCGCGCCCTCGGCCTTCTCAGCGATAAAGAGATAGTTGAGGCGGTAAGCCACGACCCGAGGATACAGCAGGTGCTCTTTGACAACCTCGAAGATGCCAGCGACATAAGAACCCAGGAGGAGGCGCTCGACCTCATTGGAAGGCTCTCCCTTCCGGGCCAGCCCAAGGAGTACAGACTCAGGAGAGCCAACAACATAATAGACAACAACCTCCTGCCCCACATGGGTGTTGAGGAAAAGGATAGAAAGGCCAAGGCCTACTACCTTGGTATGATGGCCCTCAAGGTTCTGGAGCTTTCGCTCGGTCTTCGCGGTGAGGACGACAAGGACCACTACGCCAACAAGAGGCTCAAGCTGGCAGGAGACCTCCTCAAAGACCTCTTCCGCGTTGCCTTCGGCCAGCTCGTCAAAGACATGCAGTACCAGATGACCAAGACCTACCAGAGGAAGGGCGAGCGCTACACCTTCGAGAACATACAGCGCTTTGTTAGGAACTCCATAAGGCCGGACGTCCTGAGCGAGAGGATAGAGCATGCACTCGCTACCGGTGCGTGGCCGGGCGGAAGAACAGGTGTAAGCCAGCTTTTGGATAGGACGAACTACATCTCAACGCTCTCCCACCTCAGGCGCGTTACTTCACCGCTCAGCAGGGACCAGCCCCACTTCGAGGCGAGAGACCTTCACGGAACCCACTGGGGCAGAATCTGTCCGACTGAAACGCCAGAAGGCCCGAACTGTGGTCTCGTTAAGAACCTTGCTTTGATGTCCCAGATAACCACGGGCATTCCCGAGGAGGAGGTCAGGAACTACCTCTCGCGCCTCGGCGTCGTTCCGATCGAGGAGAGAAGGCCTGCCCCGGGCCTTTACAGGGTTTACCTCAACGGGGTCCTCATAGGAACCATCGAGGATGGAGAGGCCCTCGTCAGGAGGATCAGAATCGACAGGAGGAAAGGCAAAATCAGCGACGTCATCAACGTGGCCCTCTATAGCGAGGAGGAAGTCAGGGAGATATACGTCAACAGCGACGATGGTAGGGTCAGGAGGCCCCTCATCATAGTTGAGAACGGCTTGCCAAGACTCACGAGGGAGCACATAGAGGGCATAAAGAACGGAACCCTCACCTGGAGCGACCTCATCAGGATGGGCGTCATAGAGTACCTCG
The nucleotide sequence above comes from Thermococcus sp.. Encoded proteins:
- the glyS gene encoding glycine--tRNA ligase, yielding MGEPDKYEILQDLMRRRGFAWGSFEIYGGSRGFYDYGPLGATIKRKIEQKIREAFQREGFFEVETPDITPEKVFIASGHVEKFVDPLVECKKCGARFRADHLVEEALGIDAEGLSAEELTRLIRENGIKCPECGGELSGVWYFNLMFETRIGPYGDQKGYLRPETAQGMFVNFKRLAHFARNKLPFGVFQIGKAYRNEISPRQGMLRLREFTQAEAEIFFNPKETGHPHFKEVKDEKLRLYPIENQLKNLGEIELTAGEAVEKGYLMNELFAYYLVMVKRTLLDIGIPEDKIRFRQQLPEERAHYSRDTWDAEIHSERFGWVECVGIANRGDYDLSRHMRESGADLTVLIHYDEPKIVKRLEVSLNMKRVGPKLRKDAKRINEMIKGWNEEKKRELAELLEKEGKVTIEGYELERDDFVIREVEEKVTGEKIVPHVLEPSFGIDRPFYLLLENSLVIEEDRTYLRLKKDMAPIEVAVLPLVAKEPLKSIAYDVFRTLQKAGFIVVYDEKDTIGRRYLRYDEIGTPYCVTIDNQTPEDNTVTIRDRDTREQVRVKIEELPQKLRELIFG
- a CDS encoding DNA-directed RNA polymerase subunit H, yielding MATKKEFDIFTHELVPEHRVLSEEEKEELLRRYRIKISQLPQIKASDPAVVALGAKPGDVIEIKRKSPTAGYYYYYRLVVED
- the topA gene encoding DNA topoisomerase I, with the protein product MVTLIIAEKPNVARKIAYALAEGKPVRKTIGKVSYYEFTRDGKKVIAAPAVGHLFSLAPKTKTYGYPVFDIEWVPVYVAEKGKGYAKDYIKALATLAKRADEFVVACDYDTEGEVIGYTALKYACGVDPSKAKRMKFSALTKKDLLKAWYNMEPTINFGMADAGIARHVLDWYWGVNLSRALTSAIKRASGKWMVLSTGRVQGPTLKFLVDREREIQNFKPTPYWVIRMLLEKNGETYTATYEKERIFDENEAKRIVEEAKKGPAFVERVDVKQQKRNPPVPFDLGTLQREAYSAFGYSPKKTLEIAQKLYEKGYCLHPDSLIPTPEGVRKIGELPKEGEVFALDFDLKLSRARYRLLERDADEPMYRVVLGDRTELYLTGDHPVLVYREDRLIFVPAEELRDDDQVVLFLNRREFQGSDETPRLFEFILGNATSMKDYILYEPSFGSILRERIKRAGLKVEILRRFGIKEPTYYKYLRGKMPVPIFRFLIERGVISKEEVKEVFRGFSYSTSLSPVGFEFGEEFWYLYGFVLGDGHLERKGTITISAKERNEETIKAIKGVADALGIPFSYDEKYGMIILRSKSLTRLFELLGCPYGNKTEVFRIHGIVLSKPEWMASFLAGYYDADAHIGMKPTGSKRSLSPQIVLTSKNRQAIYTVKLMWQLLGVGTYLWEKKDRQGNFIAYELKVYSRDALRFYNVMRDYIMVKRQDLERVRKVAIRKKKSYSHHYSVLRVQNWKGKLRTSNVLWKEFDMSNQTAHRRGISLDKLERIKDYLIDEDLLRIATGDVYVLPIKEIKKFHYHGKVYDLVVDEYHNFIANGVVVHNCSYPRTSSQKLPKNLNFRSIIQNLAKLPQYKPFAHELLGKEKLRPVEGKKEDPAHPAIYPTGELPKPGELTKDEQNLYDLIVRRFLALFMEPAVRETVKVVINSNNHRFILSGARTLKEGWLKVYGKYVKFDEVILPPFREGEPVKVIQIKREKKKTKPPARYSPASVIKKMEDLGIGTKATRAQILETLYQRGYIEGKKKIKVTPLGMRVVEALEKNVPDIVSVELTRAFEEKMEEIMAGKARKEDVIEESREQLVKILKVFKEKELDIGRMLLETTGTGVTTSKESVKVEKSGGSSKATESKKATAKERLVLGKCPKCGGDLVLKYNRKTGKRFVGCSNWPKCDVTYPILQRGEVIPTGKTCCNGAPVVKIREKGREYEICLDMKCKEWKT
- a CDS encoding 4Fe-4S binding protein; this translates as MPEKIRVVVNEDRCYLCGGCAGVCPTLAIEVHSTGWEFLQDKCISCRICINACPVGALSAEPLEVSE
- a CDS encoding transcriptional regulator; its protein translation is MGEPDIFYILGNRVRRDLLSHLTCTECYFSFLSSKVSVSSTAVAKHLKIMEREGILRSYEREGPFIGPARKYYDIAISKTYLVTLTPNIFWYKSLDLSPKQVEEGPLPGLIEDFLELSDELKALLERMAEVESTRDSLMAKIKEKYLKEVGDMTELAILHYLLLNGSATVDELSDRLNIKEREVLLKARELDRFVPLRIKDDKIEIDRERLKQRIGGETDAGED
- a CDS encoding NAD(P)/FAD-dependent oxidoreductase produces the protein MSWKYDVVVVGSGIAGPIIARNVAKAGFSVLLIDKKWAIGTPKQCAEGISVKVFDKYDIPYDKRFINREIYGAKLYSPSGYELELRYKEVSGVILERKVFDKMLAYYAAKAGADVLARTEALDVIKKDGKIVGIKAKHEDEPVEVYADIIVAADGVESTIARKAGINTYAPPHEFDSSYEYEMLIEGFDPDLIHLWFGNEVAPRGYVWVFPKDEDRANVGIGIASDHPETAKYYLDKWLKENKIPMRKILEVNVGVVPVGGFVKELAKDNVVVVGDAARQVNPMHGGGMAEAMEAGTIASKWIVKALEEENISLLQNYTKEWWETDGKRLERVLKVRRVTEKLTDEDLDLFIQILSGADAEKIASGDYVEVIKTLLKNPKVLMSRRRLSLLRQLL
- a CDS encoding thioredoxin family protein, whose amino-acid sequence is MGLISDADKKVIREEFFSKMTSPVKLIVFTGREHCQYCDQLKQLVQELSELTDKLTYEVVDFDSEEGKEIAEKYRIDRAPATTITQDGKDMGVRYFGLPAGHEFGAFLEDIVDVSNGTTDLMPDSKEALREIDRDVRILVFVTPTCPYCPLAVRMAHKFAIENTLAGKGKILGDMVEAIEYPEWADQYSVMAVPKIVIQVDGEDKVQFEGAYPEKMFLEKLLAAIE